Proteins encoded by one window of Sphaeramia orbicularis unplaced genomic scaffold, fSphaOr1.1, whole genome shotgun sequence:
- the LOC115416643 gene encoding RING finger protein 224-like — protein sequence MLDIKKKEDEEEEEEETQQPLPPPPPPVDMETMTSLRKQDLVCIVCFGSYDLAARLPRRLHCGHAFCQACLKRLDTVINEQVWIPCPQCRQNTPRPRGGASNLDLDLASFLGVKSQQTATSCSSSSWSSARREGPVAGETTPDGKLWLGKEAADDSWSHGGLAEPRFHRYGNCCPTSSYWLCCWFCCPGRG from the exons ATGTTGGACATCAAGAAAAAAgaggacgaagaagaagaagaggaggagacgcaacagcccctcccccctcctccgcCTCCCGTTGACATGGAGACGATGACATCGCTGAGGAAGCAGGACCTGGTGTGCATCGTGTGCTTCGGCAGTTATGACTTGGCTGCGCGGTTGCCACGGCGACTGCACTGCGGCCACGCCTTCTGCCAGGCCTGTCTGAAGAGACTGGACACGGTGATCAACGAACAG gtgtgGATCCCCTGCCCCCAGTGCAGACAGAACACCCCTcggcccagaggaggagcctctaacctggacctggacctggccTCCTTCCTGGGGGTGAAGTCCCAGCAGACCGccacctcctgctcctcctcctcctggagcTCCGCCCGCAGGGAGGGGCCCGTCGCCGGGGAGACGACCCCCGACGGGAAGCTGTGGCTGGGGAAGGAGGCGGCCGACGACAGCTGGTCCCACGGAGGATTGGCCGAGCCCCGCTTCCATCGCTACGGCAACTGCTGCCCCACCTCCTCCTATTGGCTGTGCTGTTGGTTCTGCTGCCCGGGGCGGGGCTAA